The genomic stretch GCAGAGACACCGAGGATCAGGTGGCCGCGGGGGTCCGTGAACAGCACCATGATGTAATCGGGGGATGTCAGATAGACGAGAAGGGCGACGATGAAGGGCAGGGCACCGATAATGGCCGCTGAAGCCTTCGCCTCCATCGAAAGCGCCTGGACCTTGGCTTTCATCTTCTTGCGGTCTCGCAGAACGCGCGCCAGGTTACCGAGCGCTTCGGAGAGGTTGCCACCTGCCTGGGACTGAATGGCGATGACGATTCCGAAGAACTTTACTTCCGGCAGGTTCATCGTCTGCTGCATGCGCGTGCAGGCCTCGGGGATGCTCATGCCAACCTGCTGCGACTCAATGATTCGACGAAACTCTGTCTTGACCGGTTCCTGACCATCGCTGGCAATCAGCCGAACAGCGTCGTTCAACGGAAGGCCCGAGCGGATCGAGCGCACCATCACATCGAGCGAGTTTGGAAATTCCTCCAGGAACTGCTTTTGCCGACGGCTGATAAGAAAGCCGACGATCCACCTCGGCAAGCCGATTCCCGCCACGAAAGCGAGCCCTGCGACGGCCAGAAGGGGTATTCCCGCTAGAAATGACATGCCCGCGATGACGAGGGCAAACGCCGCACTCATCATGTAAAACTGAACTTCGCTGATGCTGATCCCGGCCTGGGTGAGCCGCGCCTTCAGGCTGAGTTGCTTGGCTTTCTTTGTCCGCTCTTGCTGTTTCTTTTCAAGGTCTTTCAGCGAATCCTGAACGGATTTTCGGCGTTTGGAGATCTCCTGAACCCGATCCCGGGCCGCCTTGACCTTGGTCATGTCCGTCTCGGCGGCCTTGACGCGGCCGATACGGCTCGCCGTCTTCTTCTCGGTCTCGATCTGCGAATAGAGAAGACCATAGGCAATCGCAGCAGTCGCAACAGCGGAGAGCGCGACAATTGCAATCATGATGGGGTCAAGGCCGAACATGCTGATCAGATCCCCTTCGACTTGGCTTCCATGGCATCCAGAGCCGCAGCCAGGCGCTTGTCTTCATTGTAGTAGCGAGCGCGATCCCAGAAATGTGGTTTTCCGATCCCGGTCGACATGTGGCGACCAATGATCTTGCCGGCAGCGTCTTCGCCTTCGATCTCGTAGCGCATCAGATCCTGGGTGATGATAACGTCACCTTCCATGCCGATAACTTCGGTAATATGCGTGATGCGGCGCGAACCGTCGCGCAGACGGGCGGCCTGTATGATGACGTCAATCGACCCGGCAATGATCTCGCGCACCGTCTTGGCAGGGAGCGAAAATCCACCCATGGCGATCATCGATTCCATACGGCTCAGGCATTCGCGCGGTGTATTGGCGTGGATTGTACCCATCGAACCGTCGTGACCGGTGTTCATCGCCTGCAAGAGGTCGAAGACTTCCGGTCCGCGCACTTCACCGACGATAATTCGTTCGGGGCGCATACGCAGGCAGTTCTTCACCAGATCCCTCATGGTGATTTCACCCTCGCCTTCGATATTTGGCGGGCGTGTTTCGAGGCGCACGACATGCGGTTGCTGCAGTTGAAGTTCGGCCGTGTCCTCGCATGTGATGACGCGTTCATCGGCGTCGATGAAGCCTGTGAGGCAGTTCAGCAATGTTGTCTTACCCGAGCCGGTTCCACCCGAGATGACAAGGTTGCAACGGACGCGCCCGATGATCTGGAGAACCTCGGCACCTTCCGGCGTGATGGCGCCGAATTTGACCAGCTGCGCCAGCGTCAGCTTGTCCTTTTTGAACTTACGAATGGTCAGCGCCGGGCCGTCAATGGCAAGCGGTGGAGCAATGACGTTGACACGCGAGCCATCGGGAAGGCGGGCGTCGCAGATCGGACTCGATTCATCAACACGGCGACCGACCTGGCTGACAATACGCTGGCAGATCGAAAGCAGCTGGGAATTGTCGCGGAAACGGATTTCTGACTCAATCGTTTTCCCGCCGACTTCGATAAACGTCTGGCCGGCGCCGTTCACCATGATATCGGCAATGTCATCACGTGCCAGAAGTGGCTCCAGCGGACCATAACCCAGCACGTCGTTGCAGATATCCTCGAGCAGTTCTTCCTGCTCGGAGATCGACATGGCGAAATTCTTGATCGTGATGATGTCATTGACGATGTCGCGGATTTCTTCACGCGCGCTCTCGCCGTCCAGCTTGGCCAGCTGCGACAGATCGATTGTGTCGATCAGAGCCGAAAAGACCTGTGACTTCGTATCGTAATAGTCATCGGTGCGCGCCGGTTTCTTGCGCGCCGGTGCAGCCTGAAGAGGAGGCGGTGTCACCTGTTGACGCGTGGAAACCTCAGGCGAGCCTGGTTCGATCGGGCTTGAGGGAGAGCGTGCCGTCGTTGCGGCAGGCGGCGGGGCCGACAGCGTGCCTGTGCCCGTGCCGCCTTTTCCGAATCCGTCGCTTCCGCGCTTGCCAAACATGTGTCTCTTCCGTCTCTGTTTTGTGCGTTACTTCTTGCGGAGCATGCCCAGCAATGATCCGAGACCCGACTTCTTGGGTTTCTTCAGCGTTGCCCGCCCGGTGACCAGATGTGCCAGTTGCGACATGATCTCCGCCGTTGGTGACTTGGCATCCAGTTCAGCAATCATGCGTCCGCTATTTGCGGCGGTGCCGAACAGGACAGCGTCAAACGGAATTATGGCAACGGGCTCGAGTTCCAGCGGCTCGAAGAAATCCTGTGGCGATATCTCTGGCCGTTTCAGCATTCCAACCTGATTGAGCACCAGATGCGGTTGCTTGTCATTGGGCCTCAGCTTCCGCAGCGCATCGATCATGTTCTTGGCGTTGCGCAGATTGGCGAGATCCGGTGCGCATGTGATGACGATCTCGTCAGCTTCGGAAAGTACGGTCCTCGTCCATTCGCACCACGCATGGGGCAGGTCGAGCACAGTGACAGGTGCTGTCCGCTGCAGCAGCTCCAGGATTGGCTGGAATGCCGCCCGATCATAGTCATATCCCCGATCAAGAAGGGATGGGGCAGCAAGAAGTGAAAGATGCTCCGAGCAGCTTGTCAGAAGGCGATCCAGGAACACCTCATCAAGTCGCTCCGGTGAGAAAACGGCCTCGGCAATGCCTGTAGCCGGATCCTGATCAAAGTCGATATTGGCCGTGCCAAAAGGCAGGTCGAGATCTGCAAGAACCGTTTCAGTGGTAAAAAGCGTAGAGATGCCGAAGGCGCAGTTATGTGCCAGCGTCGACGAGCCGACACCGCCCTTGGCACCGATAAAGGCAATGGTCTTGCCAAGCGGCTCGGCCTCTGGGTCCACAAAGATCGCGGAAATGGCGCTCATCATGTCCGCCATCGAGAACGGCGAGACGATGTATTCCGAAATACCGTTGCGCATCAGTTCGCGATAGAGCGCAATGTCATTGTGCCGACCGATAACGATAACCCGCGAACTGGGATCGCAGACTTCGGCAAGCGGAGAAAGCTCTTCCAGCACCGCGGACGGCTGTGCATCGGTTTCCAGAATGATCAGGTTCGGCGTCGGCGTCGAACTGAACATGTTGGCTGCCGCGGCAATGTTGCCATGGGTAATCCGAAGGCTCACCCTGTTCATGCGCCGGTCATGGGCGCATTGTTCCATCACCCGCTGGACCCGTTCGCTGATACAGAACGCATGGATGGAGATGCGTGGCAGCGGACGCAGGCCTTCCACGTCGCTCGGTCGCACCGGCTCCGCGGCATGTCGCTCCGTCGCCTGCGTCCTGTCCTCGATTTCATAGTCGATCGCACTCATGATCTTGTCCTGTCTTCCAAGTCTGCCTCAGTCGGATGAGGGGTCGCTGCCCGTGCGGTACTGCCCGATCACGGTTGACCTGCGGCCAGCGTCGATGGGAGCTTGCGCACGCGGTGTCACGAGATCCATGGGATTGGCGATCTGCGCGGCCAGGTTGCTCTGGGTGGCGCATCCGAAATTGTGATAGTTGCGGTTTGAGAATGTGTTGTTTTGCAGGTCTTCAGGCCACTCACCGCATTGGTTGGTGACCGCAGTCGTTGCCACATAACTCAGCCGGATGGGAGCCGCATCTCCATTCGCCTGCGCATGATAGCTGGTTTCTATGATCCTGTTCGAAGGGATGCCGCGTGCGACCAGCAATTGCCGGATCTGTTTGCGCGCGTGCGCGGCAGCGCCGGAATTCGGCGACCCTTCCGGTGCCATGATCTGGATGACGCCGGAGGAGGAGTTACGATACTCCTGGGCAAAGCCGGAAATCGAATCCTGCAGCCCGATCGTCAATGAGCGATCACCGGAGGCAATCGGAACATCCAGCGTATGCTCCACCTCGTTGATCATGATCGGATGGCGTGTCCGGTAATCGTCCGGGATTGCACCGGTGCTCATTCCGTCCTTGTTCAAGTTGCCGCAGCTGGACAGCGCAAGAGCGCTGCTTAACAGAAGCATGGCAATGCCAAGGCGGGGAAGAAAATCAGCGGATCTGGCCATGATAGCTTGGCTTTCGTTGCGGGCGTTGGAGGTCTTCTTCATGGATCTTGGACCTCTGCTTACTTGTAGATGAAGCCGACGGAGCCGTGATACTGGCCCGGATTGATGGTGTTCTCGCGGCGGCCATAGACCTTGTTGACCTTGTTGAGGAAGAAGGTGGCGCCATCGTTTTCCGGATTGAAGTTATCGTCGGGTCGCGAGAGCTGGTTGCGCGCAACAGGCCGAACCAGATAGGGCGTGGCGATGATCACCAGCTCCGTCTCGTTCCGCTGGAAGTCCTTGCTTCGGAAGAGGGTACCCAGCACCGGCACCTTCGAAAGGCCCGGCAATCCGGACATCGCCTGGCGGATATTGTCCTGGACCAGACCGGCAATCACGATCGAACCACCGGAGGGCAGTTCCACCGTGGTGGATGCCTCGCGCTTGCGGATCGACAGAAAGGTGTTCCCGGGGACCTGACGCAGCGAGTTTCCGGTTACCTGCGATCCTTCCCATGTGGGTTCGGACACATTGGTCTCGATTCTCAGGCTGATGCGACCAGGAGCGAGAACGACGGGGCGGAAGTTGAGCTCAATTCCATAATCGACGGTCTCAATGGTCCGGGTGATCGACGTCTGGCCATCTTCGCTCGAAACATCCTGTTCAGCAGCGAGGCGGAACTCTCCCCCGACATAGAAATTGGCGGACTCGCCAGAAATCGCGGTCAGGCTTGGCTCGGCAAGGGTGCGCATCACGCCAGCCTGCTCCATCGCATTGATGTAGCTCTGGAAGGCAAAACCCCCGACCGAACCGCTTGCGCTCGGCAATAGCCCTCCGATGGCACCGGTCGCGAGGTTGGTGAGGTTGACAGAATTCCCGAGATTGGCAGGATTTGTAAATCCGATGCCGCTGCTGCCGTCCTGAATGTTGCCGCTGAAGCCAAGCTGTTTCAGAACCTGACGGCTGACCTCAGCCACAGTGACCTTCAGAGTGACCTGGTCCTCGCCCTCGATGGTCAGCAGGTTGACGATCTGCGACTGTTGGCGTTGCTCGGCAAAGATCGCAACGTCTCCGCCATTATCGCCGCCAGATGCAACCTGATTGCGCGTTGTTGCCTCACCACCCTTGAGAAAGGCCTGTGCGAGGTTCTGGGCACGAGCTGCATCCTGTGGTGTCCGCACGGTCCCGGTCATGACAATGTTATCGGAGACGATTTCGATGGAAATGTCCGAATCAGGAATAAAGCGCTTGAGATTCGCTTCCAGTCCCGAGATGTCACGTTCGATCTCGATGTCGAGGCTGACGATCTCGTTCCCGTCCGCACCGAAGATGAAGATATTCGTCTGGCCGACTGTCTTACCAAAGAGGTAGATCCGCCGGGAGGAGCGGGTAACGGCATCAGCCATTTCCGGATCGGCGACCAGAATGTCATGGGCATCTGCCGGCAGGTCGACAACCAGAGCCTTGTTCAATCCGAGCTTGACGGTCTTGCGCGTACCAGGCCCTGCCTGGGTAATTCTCATCACGGCCTGCTGACTTGCCTGCGCCGTTTCCATGACAAAGACCGGACCCGTCAGATCGACTGAACCAGTGATTGCCAGCGCGAATACGAGGCTACCGGCGAGGGGTCGAAGAAGTTTGCATTTCAGATGTTCCACGTTCCGTCCCCCGCTCACTCGCTGACCGCACCGGTGGTGACAGCGTCTGTCCGCACCACCTGACCTGACTTGATGACTTGAATTGCCGGCTGACCCGAACCGCCGCTCAGCAGGTAACCGGCAGCACTTGTGTCCTCCTCCTGCGCATCGGCAACCGAACGCAGGGCAAGCGACAGGCGGTCTGCGACCTGCTGGGCAACGATGATGACCTTCGCCTGTTCCGGGGTCAGCTCAAGGGTCGCAGTCGTGCCCACGACTGCCGCAGAGCCGTCCGGCTGCTCCTGGATCTGCTGGTCGATGGCCAGCACCCGCACATTTGTCAGGATGTTCTCTGTCAGGAAGTTTTCGCCATCGCCACGGCGAACCATGATGACGTCGACACGGTCATTGGGCAGGATGAAACCGCCCGCGCCCGTTGCCACCGAAATCTGGGTGGACACAGCCCGCTTGCCCGAAGGCAGAAGCGAGGACAGGATGCGCGAGGATGAATCAGCGATCTTCTCGCGGCGGATCGGTTCGCCGTCGAACATCGGCAGACGCACCACCGAACCCGTGAGCTCCGTCAAGGCATCGGGTCGTGCCGTCTCCGTAACGAAACCTTCGACAACGCTGCCTTCTGGCCATGCCATCCAGCGCATGGAATCGGGATCAAGCCTTGCGCCGACCGGCATGTTCTTTGAAGAAACAAGCACATTGACGGTCGGTTCTTTCTGGATCTGCGCCGCAGTCTGTTCGACGATGACTTTCGGATTGCCGCCGAGACGCATGGCGAGGAGACCTGCCATACCGGCTGCCACGACGGCAACGGCGAGAATGATGATACGCGCGGGTTTCATGATCGATCCTTGAGAGGCACGACAAACTGTGCCTCAGAGATTGATCAGGAATTGGTGTACTTATGGTTAATAAGACATCTACATCTGTAGTTAACGGGCGGTTTAGTCGCGCGACTACTGGATGCGGCTGATCGCTTCAAGAACCAGAGGAGATTGCGGATAGGTCAACAGACCCGCCGCGCCGATGGCGATCGCATAAGGAACCTTCTTTGCCATCATCAGCGTCTGCGGCAAGGGAATGCCCGCATAGGCCAATCGATCCCAGTTTGCGCGCAGAAGAATGACGGCAATCGTCAAGGCACCACCGAGCAATGCTGTAAAAGCAAGGAACTCAAAAAGAGACTGGTTGAAACCGAACCAGACGGCAGCAGCTGTCAGCAATTTGGCATCGCCACCGCCCATCACGCCCAGAGCAAACAGAGCAAAGCAGACGGAAAAGACGGCGGCGCCCGCCGCAACGTGCCAGCCAAATTCGATGAAGGAAAGACCCGAGAGAGGGGCAATGACAAAGAACCCCGCAATCAAAACAGCCGGGATGCGATTAGGGATCTTCATTTCCAGGAAATCAGTCAGCGCTGCCAGCACTAGGCTCATCGGCACCGCCAAGAACACAACTGCTTCGAACATGACAATAATCCCACCCCTGAACACTGCATCTTGAGTTTTAACTGATGAAGATTTGGTGAAGCGGTAAAAACCAGCTTGGAGAAGCCGACCATACAGAAAAGCCGCCCAAAGTTGGGCGGCTGCTGAACGAGACGGTTACGCCGCGGTCAAAATCATCAGTTGTCATTGAGCTTCGTTGCGAGATCGTTGAATTGGTCGTCCAACGCGTTGCCGAGCGTCGTGGCGCCGGTGAT from Peteryoungia desertarenae encodes the following:
- a CDS encoding type II secretion system F family protein, translated to MFGLDPIMIAIVALSAVATAAIAYGLLYSQIETEKKTASRIGRVKAAETDMTKVKAARDRVQEISKRRKSVQDSLKDLEKKQQERTKKAKQLSLKARLTQAGISISEVQFYMMSAAFALVIAGMSFLAGIPLLAVAGLAFVAGIGLPRWIVGFLISRRQKQFLEEFPNSLDVMVRSIRSGLPLNDAVRLIASDGQEPVKTEFRRIIESQQVGMSIPEACTRMQQTMNLPEVKFFGIVIAIQSQAGGNLSEALGNLARVLRDRKKMKAKVQALSMEAKASAAIIGALPFIVALLVYLTSPDYIMVLFTDPRGHLILGVSAVWMSIGLLVMRNMINFDI
- a CDS encoding CtpF protein, producing the protein MSAIDYEIEDRTQATERHAAEPVRPSDVEGLRPLPRISIHAFCISERVQRVMEQCAHDRRMNRVSLRITHGNIAAAANMFSSTPTPNLIILETDAQPSAVLEELSPLAEVCDPSSRVIVIGRHNDIALYRELMRNGISEYIVSPFSMADMMSAISAIFVDPEAEPLGKTIAFIGAKGGVGSSTLAHNCAFGISTLFTTETVLADLDLPFGTANIDFDQDPATGIAEAVFSPERLDEVFLDRLLTSCSEHLSLLAAPSLLDRGYDYDRAAFQPILELLQRTAPVTVLDLPHAWCEWTRTVLSEADEIVITCAPDLANLRNAKNMIDALRKLRPNDKQPHLVLNQVGMLKRPEISPQDFFEPLELEPVAIIPFDAVLFGTAANSGRMIAELDAKSPTAEIMSQLAHLVTGRATLKKPKKSGLGSLLGMLRKK
- a CDS encoding CpaF family protein, whose protein sequence is MFGKRGSDGFGKGGTGTGTLSAPPPAATTARSPSSPIEPGSPEVSTRQQVTPPPLQAAPARKKPARTDDYYDTKSQVFSALIDTIDLSQLAKLDGESAREEIRDIVNDIITIKNFAMSISEQEELLEDICNDVLGYGPLEPLLARDDIADIMVNGAGQTFIEVGGKTIESEIRFRDNSQLLSICQRIVSQVGRRVDESSPICDARLPDGSRVNVIAPPLAIDGPALTIRKFKKDKLTLAQLVKFGAITPEGAEVLQIIGRVRCNLVISGGTGSGKTTLLNCLTGFIDADERVITCEDTAELQLQQPHVVRLETRPPNIEGEGEITMRDLVKNCLRMRPERIIVGEVRGPEVFDLLQAMNTGHDGSMGTIHANTPRECLSRMESMIAMGGFSLPAKTVREIIAGSIDVIIQAARLRDGSRRITHITEVIGMEGDVIITQDLMRYEIEGEDAAGKIIGRHMSTGIGKPHFWDRARYYNEDKRLAAALDAMEAKSKGI
- a CDS encoding A24 family peptidase — protein: MFEAVVFLAVPMSLVLAALTDFLEMKIPNRIPAVLIAGFFVIAPLSGLSFIEFGWHVAAGAAVFSVCFALFALGVMGGGDAKLLTAAAVWFGFNQSLFEFLAFTALLGGALTIAVILLRANWDRLAYAGIPLPQTLMMAKKVPYAIAIGAAGLLTYPQSPLVLEAISRIQ
- the cpaB gene encoding Flp pilus assembly protein CpaB is translated as MKPARIIILAVAVVAAGMAGLLAMRLGGNPKVIVEQTAAQIQKEPTVNVLVSSKNMPVGARLDPDSMRWMAWPEGSVVEGFVTETARPDALTELTGSVVRLPMFDGEPIRREKIADSSSRILSSLLPSGKRAVSTQISVATGAGGFILPNDRVDVIMVRRGDGENFLTENILTNVRVLAIDQQIQEQPDGSAAVVGTTATLELTPEQAKVIIVAQQVADRLSLALRSVADAQEEDTSAAGYLLSGGSGQPAIQVIKSGQVVRTDAVTTGAVSE
- a CDS encoding type II and III secretion system protein family protein, translated to METAQASQQAVMRITQAGPGTRKTVKLGLNKALVVDLPADAHDILVADPEMADAVTRSSRRIYLFGKTVGQTNIFIFGADGNEIVSLDIEIERDISGLEANLKRFIPDSDISIEIVSDNIVMTGTVRTPQDAARAQNLAQAFLKGGEATTRNQVASGGDNGGDVAIFAEQRQQSQIVNLLTIEGEDQVTLKVTVAEVSRQVLKQLGFSGNIQDGSSGIGFTNPANLGNSVNLTNLATGAIGGLLPSASGSVGGFAFQSYINAMEQAGVMRTLAEPSLTAISGESANFYVGGEFRLAAEQDVSSEDGQTSITRTIETVDYGIELNFRPVVLAPGRISLRIETNVSEPTWEGSQVTGNSLRQVPGNTFLSIRKREASTTVELPSGGSIVIAGLVQDNIRQAMSGLPGLSKVPVLGTLFRSKDFQRNETELVIIATPYLVRPVARNQLSRPDDNFNPENDGATFFLNKVNKVYGRRENTINPGQYHGSVGFIYK
- a CDS encoding CpaD family pilus assembly protein, translating into MKKTSNARNESQAIMARSADFLPRLGIAMLLLSSALALSSCGNLNKDGMSTGAIPDDYRTRHPIMINEVEHTLDVPIASGDRSLTIGLQDSISGFAQEYRNSSSGVIQIMAPEGSPNSGAAAHARKQIRQLLVARGIPSNRIIETSYHAQANGDAAPIRLSYVATTAVTNQCGEWPEDLQNNTFSNRNYHNFGCATQSNLAAQIANPMDLVTPRAQAPIDAGRRSTVIGQYRTGSDPSSD